The following are encoded together in the Burkholderiales bacterium genome:
- a CDS encoding universal stress protein, with translation MFKHILLPTDGSALSEKGVRETIKMAKALGAHITAVHVVQRFRPLTDEVYVLPEVPLLRAQFEQDVERHSKEVLNPVKQAALKAGVECETVVAAADSPSEAIIDQAKKSRCDLIMMASHGRRGIQRLLHGSETARVLTHSKIPVLVLR, from the coding sequence ATGTTCAAGCACATATTGCTGCCCACGGATGGCTCCGCGTTGTCGGAGAAAGGGGTCAGGGAAACGATCAAGATGGCCAAGGCTCTCGGGGCGCACATCACTGCCGTTCACGTCGTGCAACGCTTTCGGCCGTTGACCGATGAAGTGTACGTGCTGCCCGAAGTGCCGCTGCTGCGCGCGCAGTTCGAACAAGACGTGGAGAGGCACTCGAAGGAAGTGCTCAACCCCGTCAAGCAGGCCGCGCTCAAAGCGGGAGTCGAGTGCGAGACCGTGGTCGCGGCGGCGGACTCGCCATCCGAAGCGATCATCGACCAGGCTAAAAAATCCCGATGCGACCTGATCATGATGGCATCGCACGGCCGCAGGGGAATCCAGCGTCTCCTGCACGGGAGCGAGACAGCCAGGGTTCTCACGCACTCGAAGATCCCGGTTCTCGTTCTGAGGTAA